A region from the Amycolatopsis camponoti genome encodes:
- a CDS encoding recombinase family protein — MPARSTTRRLSLLRRWARAIGHRLTVRHQRSPNRTGTRHHVGVPQHPVTRRSAEALAALIRAGWNVHHPPYGYTTMTVGEAAASRRGNPRTRLTPDPRRALVVQAIFYWRAVTGLSVERITARLDADPDRYPPPGTHTSWPPTGVTAILTNLKYTGYQAVGTRDEHGALRPAEHWVLSDLPAHRALITPALFWAAQSPATSVRRIPHRLLTPDHDHTTGHNREETP; from the coding sequence ATGCCCGCCCGCAGCACAACGCGCCGACTCAGCCTCCTGCGCCGCTGGGCCCGCGCCATCGGTCATCGCCTGACGGTGCGGCACCAGCGGTCGCCGAACCGAACCGGGACCCGCCACCACGTCGGTGTGCCGCAGCACCCGGTGACGCGGCGGTCCGCCGAGGCACTCGCAGCCCTGATTCGCGCCGGCTGGAACGTCCACCACCCGCCGTATGGCTACACCACGATGACCGTTGGCGAGGCCGCGGCGAGCCGACGCGGCAACCCCCGCACGCGCCTCACCCCAGACCCGCGCCGGGCACTGGTGGTGCAGGCGATCTTCTACTGGCGCGCGGTCACCGGCCTGTCGGTCGAGCGCATCACCGCCCGCCTCGACGCCGACCCCGACCGCTACCCGCCGCCGGGCACGCACACCTCGTGGCCGCCCACCGGGGTCACCGCGATCCTCACCAACCTCAAGTACACCGGTTACCAAGCTGTCGGCACCCGCGACGAGCACGGAGCCCTGCGGCCCGCCGAGCACTGGGTGCTCTCTGATCTGCCCGCGCACCGCGCCCTGATCACCCCTGCGTTGTTCTGGGCGGCCCAAAGCCCGGCGACGAGCGTTCGGCGCATCCCGCACCGTCTGCTCACCCCGGACCACGACCACACCACCGGTCACAACCGGGAGGAGACACCGTGA
- a CDS encoding DNA cytosine methyltransferase yields the protein MSAPYGGDAAHFVATEGPVIGSLCTGLAGLDLGVAAVLGGRIAWYSELDPHAERILTARLPGVSNLGDLRAVDFSGVERVDVLTAGFPCQDISAAGRRAGIEKGARSGLWSSVLDAVRVLRPSLVVVENVAALRWRNGGLDHVLGGLAEARYDAVWRCVRASDIGAAHRRERVFVCAVPRPGRDADDADAAGSRRRTARSGRSGAAPRGRASGQPQRRRRLGDPPGTAAADTDGGGLAVSGDPDCAQTGPTDPGRVRDTDRLGTAAADADGVGCEELHPRHPRRRTVASRPGTLPHDAGPGTRGNLLRKNKFRGS from the coding sequence ATGAGCGCACCGTATGGCGGCGACGCCGCGCATTTCGTGGCGACCGAGGGGCCGGTGATCGGGTCGCTGTGCACTGGGCTGGCGGGTCTGGATCTCGGGGTCGCCGCGGTTCTCGGTGGCCGGATCGCGTGGTACAGCGAACTCGACCCGCACGCCGAGCGGATCCTCACCGCCCGCCTGCCGGGCGTGTCGAACCTGGGTGATCTGCGGGCGGTCGACTTCTCCGGCGTGGAGCGGGTGGACGTGCTCACCGCCGGGTTCCCCTGTCAGGACATCAGCGCGGCCGGTCGGCGCGCGGGTATCGAGAAAGGCGCTCGAAGTGGACTGTGGAGCAGCGTGTTGGACGCCGTTCGCGTTCTACGACCCAGCCTCGTCGTCGTGGAGAACGTCGCCGCCCTCCGCTGGAGAAACGGCGGGCTCGACCACGTTCTCGGCGGGCTGGCCGAAGCGAGGTATGACGCGGTCTGGCGTTGCGTACGAGCCAGCGACATCGGAGCCGCGCACCGGCGGGAGCGGGTGTTCGTGTGTGCCGTCCCCCGGCCGGGACGGGATGCGGATGATGCCGACGCCGCAGGCTCGCGACGGCGAACCGCGCGGTCCGGTCGATCCGGCGCGGCGCCGCGCGGGCGGGCATCAGGTCAACCTCAACGACGCCGTCGACTCGGTGATCCGCCCGGCACAGCTGCTGCCGACACCGACGGCGGCGGACTCGCGGTCAGCGGCGATCCAGACTGTGCTCAAACCGGGCCGACCGATCCCGGCCGGGTGCGTGACACTGACCGACTCGGTACGGCTGCTGCCGACGCCGACGGCGTCGGATGCGAAGAACTGCACCCACGACACCCACGACGGCGGACCGTCGCTTCCCGACCGGGCACGCTCCCTCACGACGCCGGACCTGGCACGCGAGGGAACCTGTTGCGCAAAAACAAATTCCGGGGGTCGTAG
- a CDS encoding DUF7221 family queuine tRNA-ribosyltransferase-like protein, whose amino-acid sequence MKFYLGIHQPAWLERDLGIPLLVSHRRLAGRRTLPRATHPWAVDSGGFSELSLYGRWRSDARSYVAAVRRYAEEIGNLEWAAPQDWMVEAAVRARTGLSVRAHLQRTVRNYLQLRDLAPELPIIPIVQGDQVTDYHRCADLYERHGVDLAALSLVGVGSVCRRSHTGEVERIVRSLHARGLVLHCFGVKILGLARYGEAIASSDSAAWSFSGRYVAGCTPSHRSEANCLRYALDWHARLHQRITATTVAGPVRSDPEARAGTVTRRSPQRRRGYTHPDTARPASRPAHGRADDVAGSSPGRGARR is encoded by the coding sequence GTGAAGTTCTATCTCGGCATCCATCAGCCGGCGTGGCTGGAACGCGATCTCGGGATCCCGCTGCTGGTGTCGCACCGGCGCCTGGCCGGCCGCCGAACCCTGCCCCGCGCGACCCACCCGTGGGCCGTGGACTCCGGCGGCTTCTCGGAACTGTCGCTGTACGGGCGGTGGCGTAGCGACGCGCGCAGCTACGTCGCGGCGGTCCGCCGCTACGCCGAGGAGATCGGCAACCTGGAGTGGGCGGCACCACAGGACTGGATGGTCGAGGCGGCGGTCCGGGCCCGTACCGGGCTGAGCGTGCGCGCCCACTTGCAGCGCACCGTCCGCAACTACCTGCAGCTGCGCGACCTGGCGCCGGAACTGCCGATCATCCCCATCGTCCAAGGGGATCAGGTCACCGATTACCACCGCTGTGCCGATTTGTACGAGCGTCACGGTGTCGATCTGGCGGCGCTGTCGCTCGTGGGCGTGGGCAGCGTGTGCCGGCGAAGTCACACGGGCGAGGTAGAGCGAATTGTGCGTTCGCTGCACGCACGCGGCCTGGTTCTGCACTGTTTCGGCGTCAAGATACTGGGGCTGGCGCGCTATGGCGAGGCGATCGCCTCGAGTGATTCGGCCGCGTGGAGTTTCAGCGGCCGGTACGTGGCGGGCTGCACTCCCAGTCATCGCAGCGAGGCCAACTGCCTGCGCTACGCGCTGGACTGGCACGCACGACTGCACCAGAGGATCACCGCTACGACCGTAGCTGGGCCGGTCCGATCAGACCCCGAGGCACGCGCGGGGACGGTCACGCGACGATCCCCGCAGCGTCGTCGCGGATACACCCATCCGGACACCGCCCGCCCTGCCTCTCGACCGGCGCACGGACGCGCCGACGACGTCGCGGGTAGTTCGCCGGGGAGAGGGGCGCGGCGATGA
- a CDS encoding VUT family protein, translating into MTAAANVSGALAPSPLPAGRLGVRESAASAAGWISAGCYLAAVAGANWASTYHVLVAGPLVIPLGACVAGAAFTARDVVHDALGVVGVFAAIAAGTVLSAAVATPRIAVASATAFLLSELTDSWLYRRWQPRGQAAAISGSNLGGLVVDSVVFVPCAFGTLTLLPGQLAGKALATLAAVTVAIGVARRQGVRS; encoded by the coding sequence ATGACTGCGGCGGCGAACGTCAGTGGCGCGCTCGCTCCCTCGCCGTTGCCGGCGGGCCGCCTCGGAGTGCGCGAGTCGGCAGCGTCGGCGGCCGGGTGGATATCGGCAGGCTGCTACCTCGCGGCGGTGGCCGGGGCGAATTGGGCCAGCACCTACCACGTGCTCGTCGCGGGACCGTTGGTCATTCCGCTCGGCGCGTGCGTGGCGGGTGCGGCGTTCACCGCCCGCGACGTCGTGCACGACGCGTTGGGTGTGGTGGGCGTGTTCGCGGCCATCGCCGCGGGAACGGTGCTCTCGGCGGCCGTGGCCACACCACGGATCGCGGTGGCCAGCGCGACCGCGTTTCTGCTCTCCGAGCTCACCGACTCGTGGCTGTATCGCCGGTGGCAGCCACGCGGGCAGGCGGCGGCGATCAGCGGGTCCAACCTCGGCGGGCTGGTCGTGGACAGCGTCGTGTTCGTGCCGTGCGCGTTCGGGACGCTGACCCTGCTGCCTGGCCAGCTCGCCGGGAAAGCACTCGCCACCCTCGCGGCGGTCACGGTCGCGATCGGGGTAGCGCGACGGCAGGGGGTGCGGTCGTGA
- a CDS encoding TRM11 family SAM-dependent methyltransferase, whose protein sequence is MSHSHPSRPNPSATAGPVSPGGDELTVPISRALIDALDTRTRAATREETSVGASVPPDLGAAADPAGGGEVPLSVWVTAQTSPAAQRKGRYVPDSTAHPAKMLPAVAAHAIRHYTGPGDLVFDPMAGSGTTLVEAIDAGRRAVGVEYEPHWVDVARENLELARRRGHDHDAEIVRGDARRLPQLLPEKYRGQVALVVTSPPYGPSLHGQVVTATTDSPDGKVHKYHHRYGNALDRGNLANVGHHRLLAGFTRILSGCAAVLRPGGHIAITVRPWREHSELIDLPSQIIACGQAAGLIPVERCVALLARVADTGLVARGSFFQRDFIRKQREQGLPLHLIAHEDVVVLRAPSAQSSAATARYGRGVSA, encoded by the coding sequence ATGTCCCACTCACATCCGTCCCGCCCGAACCCGAGCGCCACGGCTGGCCCCGTTTCTCCTGGCGGTGACGAACTCACGGTGCCGATTTCGCGTGCGCTCATCGACGCGCTGGACACCAGGACCCGCGCCGCGACACGTGAGGAGACGAGCGTCGGGGCGAGCGTGCCACCCGACCTCGGTGCCGCGGCCGATCCGGCAGGCGGCGGCGAGGTGCCGCTGTCGGTGTGGGTGACCGCGCAGACCTCCCCGGCCGCGCAGCGCAAGGGCCGCTACGTGCCCGACTCCACCGCGCACCCGGCCAAGATGCTCCCCGCCGTTGCCGCGCACGCGATCCGCCACTACACCGGTCCCGGAGACCTGGTGTTCGACCCGATGGCCGGGTCGGGCACGACGCTGGTCGAGGCGATCGACGCCGGGCGCCGCGCGGTCGGGGTGGAGTACGAACCGCACTGGGTCGACGTCGCCCGCGAGAACCTCGAGCTCGCGCGGAGGCGCGGCCACGACCACGACGCCGAGATCGTGCGCGGCGACGCCCGCCGGCTGCCGCAGCTGCTGCCCGAGAAGTACCGAGGGCAGGTCGCGCTTGTAGTCACCTCGCCGCCGTACGGGCCGTCGTTGCACGGGCAGGTCGTCACGGCGACGACGGATTCGCCGGACGGGAAAGTGCACAAGTACCACCACCGCTACGGCAACGCCCTGGACCGCGGGAACCTGGCCAACGTCGGCCACCACCGCCTGCTCGCGGGCTTCACCCGCATCCTCAGCGGCTGCGCCGCGGTGTTGCGCCCGGGCGGGCACATCGCGATCACCGTGCGCCCGTGGCGCGAACACTCCGAGCTGATCGACCTGCCCTCGCAGATCATCGCCTGCGGCCAAGCGGCCGGCCTGATCCCGGTCGAGCGGTGCGTCGCCCTGCTGGCCCGCGTCGCCGACACCGGCCTCGTTGCGCGGGGGTCGTTTTTCCAGCGCGACTTCATCCGCAAGCAACGCGAGCAAGGCCTGCCGCTGCACCTGATCGCACACGAGGACGTCGTCGTCCTCCGTGCGCCGTCGGCCCAGAGTTCGGCGGCGACTGCCCGCTACGGCCGCGGGGTGTCGGCGTGA
- a CDS encoding sigma-70 family RNA polymerase sigma factor — MDFPSLEGANEKPAFSLRATPDFVTTPDVFTMARASFEWLVTGPEPVGVDGREIPGLPPRPVPFDELGTLLLADDCPQSTRDAAWAYLITRARAERGTWTVACVGLALPVLLRVGALVTHRFTGDTHDLNAAVLTGFLQGLHEVDLVRPAILARLYWAARREGQLALREAIGCPVPTDHLEFGSAPPPRQEKHPDLVLTAAVQADAVTAEEADLISETRVGDVPLAEAAHARGLRYKAAQQRRNRAEHRLVAFLNEQNDATFETQADQRQDTAPAHPAQRRANPSPATAPAASTHRTTLRNVAKVAADSAADVSAQVSPPDPKSRIALCGTRVTADRRPRARRAGSGPAAHPRREVRSCD, encoded by the coding sequence ATGGATTTTCCCTCTCTCGAAGGCGCCAATGAAAAGCCCGCGTTCTCTCTGCGCGCCACTCCTGATTTCGTCACCACTCCGGATGTGTTCACGATGGCGCGTGCCAGCTTCGAGTGGCTGGTCACCGGGCCGGAGCCGGTCGGCGTGGACGGCCGCGAGATTCCGGGGCTGCCGCCGCGTCCGGTGCCCTTCGACGAGCTCGGCACCCTGCTGCTCGCCGATGACTGCCCGCAATCCACCCGGGACGCGGCATGGGCGTATCTGATCACCCGAGCCCGCGCCGAGCGGGGCACCTGGACGGTGGCCTGTGTCGGGCTGGCGCTGCCGGTCCTGCTGCGCGTCGGGGCGCTCGTGACGCACCGGTTCACCGGCGACACCCACGACCTCAACGCCGCCGTCCTGACCGGGTTCCTGCAAGGGCTGCACGAGGTCGATCTGGTCCGGCCGGCGATCCTCGCGCGCCTGTATTGGGCGGCCCGCCGCGAGGGACAGCTGGCGTTGCGCGAGGCCATCGGGTGCCCGGTCCCGACCGACCATCTCGAGTTCGGCTCCGCACCGCCACCGCGCCAGGAAAAGCACCCGGATCTGGTGCTCACCGCAGCGGTCCAGGCCGACGCGGTCACCGCCGAAGAAGCGGACCTGATCTCCGAAACCCGCGTCGGTGACGTGCCGCTGGCCGAGGCCGCGCACGCCCGCGGCCTGCGCTACAAGGCAGCGCAACAGCGGCGCAACCGGGCCGAGCACCGCCTCGTCGCTTTCCTGAACGAACAGAACGACGCGACCTTCGAAACGCAGGCCGACCAGCGACAAGACACCGCTCCCGCGCACCCGGCGCAGCGCCGGGCGAACCCGTCGCCCGCCACTGCGCCAGCCGCCTCCACCCACCGCACGACGTTACGCAACGTAGCCAAGGTGGCGGCTGATTCGGCGGCGGATGTCAGCGCGCAGGTGTCTCCACCTGACCCGAAATCCCGCATTGCCTTATGCGGGACCCGCGTGACCGCAGACCGCCGTCCCCGTGCTCGCCGCGCCGGTTCCGGTCCGGCCGCACATCCCCGTCGGGAGGTCCGCTCATGCGACTGA
- a CDS encoding pilin: protein MLLVGVLVPALLLSGPAARAETVQYVALAQTVDQVLGNIRNWIMGILAGVALVFFTIGGLRYLMAGDNPGEVEKAKGAFKAAGIGFGLAALAPLVVEILKTLVGGL, encoded by the coding sequence GTGCTCCTCGTCGGAGTCCTTGTCCCAGCGCTGCTGCTGAGTGGGCCGGCGGCGCGGGCGGAGACGGTCCAGTACGTCGCGCTCGCCCAGACCGTGGATCAGGTCCTGGGAAACATCCGCAACTGGATCATGGGCATCCTGGCCGGTGTCGCGCTGGTGTTCTTCACGATCGGCGGGCTGCGCTACCTGATGGCCGGCGACAACCCCGGGGAAGTCGAGAAGGCCAAGGGCGCGTTCAAGGCCGCCGGTATCGGGTTCGGCCTGGCCGCGCTGGCGCCGCTGGTCGTCGAGATCCTCAAGACCCTCGTCGGCGGGCTGTAG
- a CDS encoding PrgI family protein encodes MSSPVRVPADVNRPDRVLGPLTARQLGILAVAGLLLTGLYSLTRSWLPLPVFLIVAAPIGIAVTALALGQRDGVPLDQLVLAAIRQHLSPRHRVAAPDGVRPAPAWLTAQQPPTRTRGHTRRPALTGPASVSPVALQLPASGVADTGARAGIVDLGVDGLALIAVCSTVNFSLRTPGEQEALVASFARYLHSLTAPVQILVRAERLDLTPQIAQLRARAGGLPHPALEAAALDHADYLAQLTTHADLLRRQVLLVLREPLRTTPAPTFSSMLRWRRRSTQPVDGRVREAAEQRLVRRLDEATELLSSAGIVVTPLDAAAATGVLAAACNPDTFLPPSAQLAAADDVVTSTTTFTDLYGATPDTDVPELPSVHRQEPQHRAPVPPPATEAPTARPRPATSPASPARSGPWLSEDDDFDYDDEIESR; translated from the coding sequence GTGTCCAGTCCTGTGCGTGTCCCCGCCGACGTCAACCGCCCGGACCGCGTGTTGGGGCCGCTAACCGCCCGGCAACTCGGGATCCTCGCCGTCGCCGGCCTGCTGCTGACCGGCCTGTACTCGCTGACCCGCTCGTGGCTGCCGCTGCCGGTGTTCCTGATCGTCGCGGCGCCGATCGGGATCGCCGTCACCGCGCTGGCCCTCGGACAGCGGGACGGAGTCCCGTTGGACCAGCTCGTTCTCGCCGCGATCCGCCAGCACCTCTCCCCTCGCCATCGCGTCGCCGCGCCCGACGGCGTGCGCCCGGCCCCGGCATGGCTGACTGCGCAGCAACCGCCAACCCGAACCCGGGGCCATACGCGGCGCCCGGCCTTGACTGGTCCGGCATCGGTGTCGCCGGTGGCGCTGCAACTGCCCGCCAGCGGCGTCGCCGACACCGGCGCGCGGGCCGGGATCGTCGACCTCGGCGTCGACGGGCTCGCCCTCATCGCGGTCTGCTCGACGGTGAACTTCTCCCTGCGGACACCGGGCGAGCAGGAGGCCCTGGTCGCCTCGTTCGCCCGCTATCTGCACAGCCTGACCGCGCCGGTGCAGATCCTGGTCCGCGCGGAACGCCTCGACCTCACCCCGCAGATCGCGCAACTGCGGGCCCGGGCCGGCGGGTTGCCGCACCCGGCGCTCGAGGCCGCAGCGCTCGATCACGCCGACTACCTCGCCCAGCTCACCACCCACGCCGATCTGCTGCGCCGGCAGGTCCTGCTCGTGCTGCGCGAACCCCTACGCACGACGCCCGCGCCGACCTTCTCGAGCATGCTGCGCTGGCGCCGGCGCAGCACGCAGCCGGTGGACGGCCGAGTGCGGGAGGCAGCCGAGCAGCGACTGGTGCGCCGTCTCGACGAGGCCACCGAGCTGCTGTCCTCCGCCGGGATCGTGGTGACCCCGCTGGATGCGGCCGCGGCGACCGGGGTGCTGGCCGCAGCGTGCAATCCCGACACCTTTCTGCCGCCCTCGGCACAGCTGGCCGCGGCCGACGACGTCGTCACAAGCACGACGACGTTCACCGACCTCTACGGCGCCACCCCGGACACCGACGTCCCGGAGCTGCCGTCTGTGCACCGCCAGGAGCCGCAGCACCGCGCCCCGGTCCCGCCACCCGCCACCGAGGCCCCCACGGCTCGACCGCGACCGGCGACATCCCCCGCGTCGCCGGCGCGGTCGGGTCCGTGGCTGTCCGAGGACGACGACTTCGACTACGACGACGAGATCGAGAGCAGGTAA
- a CDS encoding VirB4 family type IV secretion system protein, with protein MARTTHHSAHSGSAGAFTPDSLSVSARHLEVGNEFVASFGITGYPQEVYPGWLAPLLTYPARLDVSVHVAPVDPATAASGLRRQRGRLESSRRYNARHDRLDDPDLDAAAEDAAELSRRIARGEGRLFQFGLYLTVHAPDEASLTEEVSALRALCASLLMDAKPATYRALQGWVSTLPLGLDSLGLTRTFDTPAVAASYPFTSPDLAPTDPTTAAPSGVLYGYNVGSSGLVHWDRFACDNYNSVVLGRSGSGKSYLVKLETLRSLYTGVQAFVIDPEDEYARLAAQVGGTYLHLGVNGVRLNPFDLPINTDPGGRRTAPQDALARRSLFLQTVLAVLFGAAITPAERAVLDTAVTATYARVGITADSRTWTRPAPLLADLRDVLADSGDHGDTIAGDLAARLHPFVDGAFSAPFGGPTSAAPDGHLVVFSLRDLPDELRAVGTLLVLDAVWQRVSNPAHRRPRLVVVDEAWLLMQQPEGARYLFRMAKALRKHWGGLIVASQDAGDVLGSDLGKAIVANAATQILMRQAPQAIDEIAAAFDLSAGERQFLLSADRGQGLLAAGAQRVAFQTLASPAENLLVTTDPAELAQFAAADPDAVEGALAETYIDLGPTGSHPPALDDDSDLHVDDIEPATVGQVDVGPRATAVPGPTARKASQP; from the coding sequence ATGGCTCGCACCACACACCACAGTGCACACAGCGGGTCGGCGGGCGCGTTCACCCCGGACTCGCTGTCGGTCTCGGCCCGGCATCTGGAGGTCGGCAACGAGTTCGTCGCCTCCTTCGGGATCACCGGATATCCGCAGGAGGTCTATCCCGGGTGGCTCGCGCCGCTGCTGACCTACCCGGCCCGCCTCGACGTGTCGGTGCACGTCGCACCGGTCGACCCGGCCACCGCCGCCAGCGGGCTGCGCCGCCAGCGCGGACGGCTCGAGTCCTCCCGCCGCTACAACGCCCGCCACGACCGGCTCGACGACCCCGATCTCGACGCCGCCGCCGAGGACGCCGCCGAACTGTCCCGGCGCATCGCCCGCGGTGAGGGACGCCTCTTCCAGTTCGGGCTGTACCTGACGGTGCACGCCCCCGACGAAGCGTCGCTGACCGAGGAGGTGTCGGCGCTGCGGGCGCTGTGCGCGTCGCTGCTCATGGACGCCAAACCCGCCACCTACCGTGCCCTGCAAGGCTGGGTGTCCACCCTGCCGCTCGGCCTGGATTCCCTGGGGCTGACGCGGACGTTCGACACCCCCGCCGTCGCCGCGTCCTACCCGTTCACCTCCCCCGATCTCGCGCCGACCGACCCGACCACCGCCGCGCCTTCGGGCGTGTTGTACGGGTACAACGTCGGCTCGTCAGGGCTGGTGCACTGGGACCGGTTCGCCTGCGACAACTACAACTCCGTCGTCCTCGGCCGCTCCGGATCCGGCAAAAGCTACCTGGTCAAACTCGAGACCCTGCGCAGCCTCTACACCGGCGTGCAGGCGTTCGTCATCGACCCAGAAGACGAATACGCCCGCCTCGCCGCTCAGGTCGGCGGCACCTACCTGCACCTCGGCGTGAACGGAGTCCGGCTCAACCCGTTCGACCTACCCATCAACACCGACCCCGGCGGGCGGCGCACCGCGCCGCAGGATGCGCTGGCTCGGCGCAGCCTGTTCCTGCAGACCGTGCTCGCCGTCCTGTTCGGCGCCGCGATCACCCCGGCCGAACGGGCGGTGCTCGACACGGCGGTCACCGCCACCTATGCCCGCGTCGGGATCACCGCAGACTCGCGCACCTGGACCCGCCCCGCGCCGTTGTTGGCCGACCTGCGCGACGTCCTCGCCGACTCCGGCGACCACGGCGACACCATCGCGGGCGACCTGGCCGCGCGGCTTCACCCGTTCGTCGACGGCGCCTTCAGCGCCCCATTCGGCGGTCCGACCTCCGCAGCACCGGACGGGCACCTGGTGGTGTTCTCGCTGCGCGACCTGCCCGACGAACTCCGCGCGGTCGGGACGCTGCTCGTACTCGATGCGGTGTGGCAGCGGGTATCCAACCCCGCGCACCGGCGACCCCGGCTGGTGGTGGTCGACGAGGCGTGGCTGCTGATGCAACAGCCCGAGGGCGCCCGCTACCTGTTCCGAATGGCCAAGGCGCTGCGCAAACACTGGGGTGGCCTGATCGTCGCCAGCCAGGACGCCGGCGACGTACTCGGCAGCGACCTCGGCAAAGCCATCGTCGCCAACGCCGCCACCCAGATTCTGATGCGCCAGGCGCCTCAGGCCATCGACGAGATCGCCGCAGCCTTCGACCTCTCCGCCGGAGAACGACAGTTCCTGCTCTCCGCCGACCGCGGGCAGGGGCTGCTGGCGGCCGGCGCGCAGCGAGTGGCGTTCCAAACGCTCGCGTCGCCAGCGGAGAACCTCCTGGTCACCACCGACCCCGCCGAGCTCGCACAGTTCGCTGCCGCCGACCCCGACGCCGTCGAGGGCGCCCTCGCCGAGACCTACATCGACCTCGGGCCAACGGGCAGCCACCCGCCGGCCCTGGACGACGACTCAGACCTGCACGTCGACGACATCGAGCCCGCCACCGTCGGCCAGGTCGACGTCGGGCCCCGCGCGACCGCCGTTCCCGGCCCAACTGCCCGGAAGGCGAGTCAGCCGTGA